The following coding sequences are from one Lolium rigidum isolate FL_2022 chromosome 6, APGP_CSIRO_Lrig_0.1, whole genome shotgun sequence window:
- the LOC124663189 gene encoding uncharacterized protein LOC124663189 — translation MATATAPRAVEADENATPRRPVPPARSASPQRKKVLGERNSGDSRSRGEGASAQPKAATSPTPASPTGRATGAGPYDPKTNCTTPRPEFLRYDPKRSAEILIRLEREAAEDEDLLSGVTSGTEMSEPVSSGSYSGDSECDDADDEEEAVPARGRGWARRLFLLLVSAACLLCYVYCMSSSTPFPATSEESLDFVGWNGSMRGVGGHEVFSLLGPVDMMGLEDGPEAIVCRDSEDGIPLRGPGGSPSNFMAVAMMGMADACPNVPFGEFSCQIGDESSENVDVLKEDSEIGELESEAVTGGDDLEDSFGSTSTHSHDTSMEEDKLGLVHQEKRGVNSEHSMEKTMEPESVKVENNDEELHSLEYGNTAEAAKELGRMVKKLWSAVEPHLLKMLACLSVAAAFVTAMLLKYSRRSRKVHAPVSKRQIHLPALMSLQLVMGIVIR, via the exons atggcgacggcgacggcgcccaGAGCCGTGGAGGCCGACGAGAACGCCACCCCGAGGCGCCCCGTGCCGCCGGCGAGGTCCGCGTCCCCGCAGAGGAAGAAGGTCCTGGGGGAGCGGAACAGCGGCGACAGCCGCAGCCGCGGGGAGGGCGCGTCGGCCCAGCCTAAGGCCGCCACTAGCCCTACCCCTGCGTCCCCCACCGGCCGCGCGACGGGGGCGGGGCCGTACGACCCGAAGACGAACTGCACCACGCCGCGGCCGGAGTTCCTGCGCTACGACCCGAAGCGGAGCGCCGAGATCCTCATCCGCCTGGAGCGCGAGGCCGCGGAGGACGAGGACCTCCTCTCCGGCGTCACCTCGGGCACCGAGATGTCCGAGCCGGTCTCCTCCGGCTCGTACAGCGGCGACTCCGAGTGCGACGacgcggacgacgaggaggaggcggtgccGGCGCGGGGACGCGGCTGGGCGCGGCGGCTGTTTCTCCTTCTCGTCTCCGCGGCCTGCCTGCTCTGCTACGTCTACTGTATGAGTTCCTCCACCCCCTTCCCTGCTACCTCAGAAGAGTCTCTCGATTTCGTCGGATGGAACGGGAGCATGCGTGGTGTGGGCGGTCATGAAGTATTTTCTCTGCTGGGGCCAGTTGACATGATGGGTTTGGAGGATGGACCTGAAGCAATTGTGTGCCGGGACAGTGAAGATGGCATCCCTTTGCGCGGGCCAGGAGGTTCTCCTAGCAATTTCATGGCAGTTGCAATGATGGGGATGGCAGATGCTTGCCCCAACGTTCCTTTCGGGGAATTCTCATGCCAGATTGGGGATGAGAGCAGCGAGAACGTGGATGTTCTCAAGGAAGATTCTGAGATAGGCGAGCTGGAATCAGAAGCGGTAACAGGGGGAGATGACCTTGAGGATTCCTTCGGTTCCACTTCCACCCACAGCCATGATACCAGCATGGAAGAGGACAAGCTAGGATTAGTTCACCAAGAGAAACGCGGAGTTAATTCAGAGCACTCCATGGAGAAAACTATGGAACCAGAGAGTGTGAAGGTGGAGAACAACGATGAGGAGCTACACTCGCTGGAGTATGGGAACACAGCAGAAGCCGCCAAGGAACTCGGTCGTATGGTGAAGAAACTCTGGTCTGCAGTGGAACCTCATTTGCTGAAGATGTTGGCGTGCCTGTCTGTTGCAGCAGCCTTTGTGACTGCTATGCTCCTCAAGTATTCCCGAAGATCTCGTAAGGTCCATGCGCCCGTGTCAAAGC GCCAGATCCACCTGCCAGCCTTAATGTCCCTTCAGTTGGTCATGGGAATCGTGATCAGATGA
- the LOC124660771 gene encoding serpin-Z1-like, with the protein MELAAAARDESAFAMRVLRQLACGGGGGEASGANLAVSPLSIHAALTLLGAGAKGATLDQIVAFLGPAGGPAHAALASHVALRVLSDSAGGGDGGPKVLFANGVWVDAAMRLKAGYAAVVSEHYRAQAHPASFKHAPEEARAEINRWFENATAGRIKDLMPKDSVSTLTLAVLGNALYFKGAWCSKFNPALTLDDAFHLPTGGHVRAPFMSSGKQQHIVCRPGYKVLRLPYARGAQDQRSFSMYIYLPDERHGLQSLLHKLGSSDPALLEDSNISLMAKVPVGAFKVPRFTVSCSTDATELLQLLGLRLPFHPGLADFSDMLDSPAPLVVSAVFHQSFVEVNEEGTEAAAATAVGVAFGCAAVSAPVQVVDFVADHPFMFLIKDDRTGVVVFAGQVVNPLLS; encoded by the exons ATGGAGCTCGCGGCGGCCGCCAGGGACGAGTCCGCCTTCGCCATGCGCGTGCTCCGCCAACtcgcctgcggcggcggcggcggcgaggcatcGGGAGCCAACCTCGCCGTGTCCCCGCTCTCCATCCACGCCGCGCTGACGCTGCTCGGCGCGGGCGCCAAGGGCGCCACGCTCGACCAGATCGTCGCCTTCCTCGGCCCCGCCGGCGGCCCcgcccacgcggcgctcgcctcgCACGTCGCGCTGCGCGTCCTCTCCgacagcgccggcggcggagaCGGCGGGCCCAAGGTGCTGTTCGCCAACGGCGTGTGGGTCGACGCCGCCATGCGCCTCAAGGCCGGCTACGCCGCCGTCGTCTCCGAGCACTACCGCGCCCAGGCGCACCCGGCGTCCTTCAAACACGCG CCAGAGGAAGCGAGAGCCGAGATCAACCGGTGGTTCGAGAACGCGACGGCGGGCCGGATCAAGGACCTGATGCCCAAGGACTCCGTCAGCACCCTGACGCTCGCCGTCCTCGGGAACGCGCTCTACTTCAAGGGCGCCTGGTGCAGCAAGTTCAACCCCGCCCTCACGCTGGACGACGCCTTCCACCTACCCACCGGCGGCCACGTCCGCGCGCCGTTCATGTCGAGCGGCAAGCAGCAGCACATCGTCTGCCGCCCCGGCTACAAAGTACTCCGCCTTCCCTACGCCCGTGGCGCCCAAGACCAACGGAGCTTCTCCATGTACATCTACCTCCCGGACGAGCGCCACGGCCTGCAGAGCCTGCTGCACAAGCTGgggtcatccgacccggcgctgCTCGAGGACTCCAACATCTCTCTGATGGCCAAGGTCCCCGTGGGCGCCTTCAAGGTGCCCAGGTTCACCGTGTCGTGCAGCACGGACGCGACGGAGCTGCTGCAGCTCCTCGGCCTGCGCCTGCCGTTCCACCCCGGCCTCGCCGACTTCTCCGACATGCTGGACTCGCCGGCGCCGCTCGTCGTGTCGGCCGTCTTCCACCAGTCCTTCGTCGAGGTGAACGAGGAAGGGACCGAGGCCGCCGCGGCCACGGCTGTCGGTGTGGCATTCGGCTGCGCGGCGGTGAGCGCGCCGGTTCAGGTTGTGGACTTCGTCGCCGACCACCCGTTCATGTTCTTGATCAAGGACGACCGCACCGGCGTCGTGGTCTTCGCCGGCCAGGTGGTCAATCCTTTGCTTTCGTAG